From Drosophila santomea strain STO CAGO 1482 chromosome 2R, Prin_Dsan_1.1, whole genome shotgun sequence:
GCAGCCGGAGGTGCGAGGCACTTTGGGTTTGCTGCCCACGGCCTTTGGTAACATTGGCATCTTGGTCTGCTTTGTGGCTGGATCCTTTATGAACTGGTCGATGCTTGCCTTCCTGGGAGCAGCTCTGCCCGTTCCTTTCCTGATTTTGATGTTCCTGATCCCGGAAACACCGCGCTGGTATGTGAGCCGTGGTCGCGAGGAGCGCGCCAGAAAGGCTTTGACCTGGCTGCGTGGCAAGGAGGCGGATGTGGAGCCCGAGCTGAAGGGTTTGATGCGATCCCAGGCCGATGCCGATCGTCAGGTCACGCAGAATACTATGCTGGAGCTGCTGAAGCGCAACAATCTGAAGCCATTGTCCATTTCGTTGGGTCTGATGTTCTTCCAGCAGTTCAGCGGTATCAATGCGGTTATCTTCTACACGGTGCAGATCTTTAAGGATGCAGGTTCCACCATCGATGGCAATGTCTGCACAATCATTGTGGGTGTGGTTAACTTTGTGGCCACGTTTATTGGCATCCTTCTAATTGATCGGGCGGGCAGAAAGGTGGGTTTAAAGCTGCATATAAATGAAAGTCCTTGTTTACTAAATGCaattccgtttttttttttttagattctTCTGTATGCATCCGACATCGCAATGGTCCTGACCCTGTTCGTTTTGGGCGGCTTCTTCTACTGCAAGGCCCATGGTCCAGATGTTTCCCATTTGGGTTGGCTGCCACTCACATGCTTTGTCGTCTACATTCTGGGATTCTCCGTGGGCTTCGGACCCATTCCCTGGCTGATGATGGGCGAGATTCTGCCGGCCAAGATTCGCGGAGCTGCGGCTTCGGTGGCCACGTCTTTCAACTGGACCTGCACGTTTGTGGTGACCAAGACCTTCCAGGACCTCGTTGGTGCGTAGTGCAAGCTTTGAGCTAACTAAAAAGAgcggtttaataattttgaatattttttttgtgcagGTTCTTTGGGCGCCCATGGAGCCTTCTGGCTATTCGGCGCCATCTGCTTCGTGGGTCTGTTCTTTGTGATATTATACGTGCCCGAAACGCAGGGCAAGACGCTGGAGGATATCGAGCGAAAAATGATGGGTCGTGTGCGCCGCATGTCCTCGGTGGCCAACATCAAGCCATTGTCCTTCAACATGTAAACGGCGTGTTGCCAAGGATCTGAATATGCGATCAAACCAAATACTAGACTAGTGCCTTTAGTGCTTAAGAGACGTGTGTAAAACGCAATCGGTGCGGTTATCCTGAGACGTGAAGACGTGAAGTCTATGATCCCATCCAGGCGCTCTGATATTGTTAGTCCTAGCTAACTTGTAATGCTTAGCAAAAGAATTTCCTTTCTACACGcataattgttataattatttaaaatcataaaaactagttttattatgtaaattatgATTTCTAGCAGTAATTTGTTGACATTTTAATGAATGTTGCGTGAATTTATCGGTGTAAAAAATGACATGAATCGTAGTTAGTTGTAGAGCAAAATgcaagcaaaagcaaaacaaaccaaaatcTCCCTGGAAAAATACACCAATTGGCTATATATCGAATATATATTGTACTTTACCTACGCTGTAAGTGTATCTATATGTAGactaatttaaaatacaaatcaaaCCAAATCCAAGTTACGTTTACTTTCGTTGGAATATCGCTTTGCATACGACCTTGACAATGCAGTTTTAAGTTGCAGCAATGTCACCGCCTCAGATACGTGAGTTTCATTCCGAATGTGTCCTcgttaaatatatacatacatacatatttatttatatatacatttgtgAGTGTCTAAATGACCAATCGCGGCTAGATGGCCATTCCGGAGGCACATGAAATGCTAAAATAGTAACGCTTGAGTTCGATCTTGCCCTGGCAATTATCGCAAAAATCTAGCTGCTGCCGACGCTTGACCGAATAGCCTCGATAAGGAGGAGCATTACATGGACCTCGCATTGCATCTGTTTGGGTTCGCATCTTATCGGTCGGCTATTAAGCGAATAAACAATTGCGAAAGAAGCATCCGTGCAATGGCTGGGCGATTATGTGTTCATCATTCtagtttgtttattgtttacttGTGCGTGATATTATTGGTATTTGCACTTATTCATGCTTAGTCCTGTCATGAATTGGGTCATTTGATCATTCATTTTCCATCGTAGTGTTCAATGACTCTCAGTGACGCAGAGAAAGTGCATAATAGATGCTGATgatttagaaaaaatattagTTGCTAAACTGTTTCACATGTTCATTATGTAACAATCAAAATCTAACTGCTATTCAACTAATTCTTATACCTATTCTAAATCCATTTAGGCATATGCTTTGAAAGATTGACAGTAATGCGTACAAGAACGTTGTCCTACAATTTCTGACCTTTCTTCGTGACAagtaatatattttcatatcaAGCTACAGCTTATCTGGTGGGGCAGTGAGGACGGAACGAATGTAATTACTTTTACAGGCacttctaatatttattctcgttatgttggagaggtgagAGGTTTACCGAGATCCCACGATCCAAATACGACGAGCTTACGCTGGCAACTTGGTGCTCCCTCGGCCCTAGTTCTTATCCAGGACACGACACTAATACTactattattgttattattattcagTATTAGAGATTTGAAAGCAGCAGTATTAGCTTACCCATGACTTGAACACGACAAATGGCACAGATATCGCATTCCACGTCCCAACTCCACATTGCAACTGCATTCCATTTCTTAAGGGTGAACATCTTTTCCGGTTTGCCCGCATCTCCGTCGTCTGTGGGCCTATCCACTGAGTTTTCCGGATCATCAGCCATGTCGAATATTATCGGCAACTGGCCAATCAAATAGTTTAATCAGATTcgcttttcctcttttttATATAGGAGAGGACTATCACAGTTTAGCTTCTTGTGTGTATCCTCCTGTATTGaagatttaaattaattagcattcaaaatttgttttcaatatctatctataaaatgtatttagaTTTTTATCACTTTCCCTATGGTTTTAAATACTCtctttgttttgatttggttaAAACGTTTAAGAAATAATGAcacttttttattattttttaactcttTGGATTTGAATGTACTTCAAATGATCTACAAATGTTTTTAACCGGACCATTAGTCTCTTAATTATTGATCTTTAGCAAATGTGGTTtagccatgtccgtatgtcaGTTCTTATCTAaggattattattatatattatgtttatcatacaattatttgattatattatattaaaatgtttcatATTATACAAATAAGGATGGCTAGTGACGTCAGTTATGTTTATGTTCTGAAAATGAGCAACAGGTGCCGCTTTCTCCAACAGGTGGCGCTTATTccatacaaaaatgtatattgcTATTAGTTAgcagagtaacgggtatctcATAGTCGAGGCACTCGACTAAGCGCGttcttctttgtttttttttttaacaataGTGTTAACTGAGGAAAAGGAGAGTAGATTATATACCCTTCTAATGATTCCTGTCTAAAATCGGCAATTATTTCGCAGCAAACGGCTGCCACGAATTTTAATGGTTTGCTGaacttgccaaaaaaaaggttacTTCTTCCTCCGAGAACAAAGAAATGGTGTTCTTAGTTTGAAACGATGAAAAGATGTTATCACAACTTTCTTTAAGGCGGTAAACTTAAACCTGCTTGTCGTTTCACTTGCTGCAGATGATAGGAGACCGCCGGCTTGACTTACCACCAAATTAAAAGGCGAAATAAATGAATGTAAACAATAGCAAGCCAACAGGCAGTGTGGCCACACCAAAACAAGCGCAAAAACTATCTTCAGTGCTGCCACAGCCGTTCACTGGAAATATGAACTTCATATATACTACCACACTTAGCGATGACACTGCACCGATAGTTGCGCTCTTTTATATCGATAAGGCGGTTAGTTTGCTTTTGcgatttggttttcggtttttttcaACTTGAGTTCAATTCATTTTTAGCCTTCGACGAGCGCGGAACGTTTGCGGCAGTTagcagtttcagtttttggtgAAAAATAAAACGGTTGGTTTCCAATGCACTAACAAATTTGACAACACAAATTATTTGTGGTTTCCGGTGATTACTTTGAAACGAAAAAACCTTCGAACGACAAAAGCTGACCGTGAATATTCAGCAAcctgattccgattccgattccgttGCCAGCCAGAACGCGCCTCGCATAAGTAATTATGTAATTTCCATGCCGCACAGCCGGAACCCCAACAGTTCTGCCTTATTATTCGCTCATCgtaaactgaaattgaaatagataATAACAAATGACCCATTATCACTATCAGCACAAATGGCGCATCCGCGACAATCAAAGATAAACATCCGTATCAATGCGATCCGATGCCAAATATGCGATAAGCCAAATATGTGATAAGGGGAGTGGTAATACTAAATAAATGTACAATAATTAGTTGTTACAcattattgatttattttaaatattcttcAAATAGCAAATATAAGAATCTACATTAGGCTTTCGAAATGGTGATAATAATGGTGGTAAATATCACCAgtgaataataaaaaatgtgtaattcaATACAATACAAGCCATTGTGAATATTACAAATAATgacaaaacacagaaaattTAAACAGCTAAAGGTCACTCCGCAAACGTAAACATAAATAAGTGTGAAAAGCGGTACGGATAAATATcaataattgcaaaataaaacCCTTTAACTCGAGTTGAACGCCCCTTTTAACCGGAATAaagaagcagcagctgaagGAGAAACAGGCCAAcagcaattttaatttaattaaatttcgttgttttctgtgtgcgtgtgtgttgcacttgttgttgttgcttttgctggaTAATCTTCGTAATGCTTCCACCCACACCGCCGAAAGAGATAGCAATAGCGCAATTGACTTTGCCATAAatgatttggttttttttttcagttttttctgttttttgcttttcgttttttaatgcttttctgtttgtttgttgctcgACGAGCAGCGAAATACGTTGGCAATTAGTGGAACGACAAATGTTTATTGACAAAGGCGTTGGACACTTTGATTTGCCGGGTCTATTCGGGGAAATTATTTACGATTTTTATGCAAAgattaataatatatgtacatacgtacatactcgtatgttCATATGGGGGTGCTGTATCTCAAAGATCTGGATGGGAAATGTGACACTTTGTGGGTGTATCGAATCATTTAAGCTGGAACTCTAGTcataaaacaaatgaaatcTTAAAGGTCAGTTTGGTTTTCGTTATAAGAAATATCAATACATTTCGTACAGttcgtaaataaatttcagaatagaacaaaaaaattgtataaataaataataaatataaataatttcatttaaaaagtAGCTTTATGTTATGCATAAAAACCACAACATTTCCTCAATTGCGACACCCATTTCCAAAGTACATACTCGTATCTGTAGAAATGTTTTAGGGATGTAGAACAAGATCGGATCAAAGTCTCTAGAAGTAAATGCAATTAACTGGCGAAAAGCAGCTGTAGCCCCTCGTCCCTCCCACCTTTGGGCCCATGAAAACTTGGCTTTAACGCTGTTCACGTTCGATTTGAATGACGCACATTGGTGGCTGAATGggtgaaaaagtgaaaaaagtgcaaaatcaACAATTAATGAACTGAACAATGTTTGCCACCTGTAACGACGCCTGAGGGTGGTGTAAATTTCCAATTGCAAACGATGTCAAACAGAGGCGTTTTAACGTCTGctaatttcccatttccattcgaGCTGAGTGACCACAAAAATAAGcacaaaacacaacaaaaaacagagatataataataatagtacaGCAAAAGCAGTAAAACCGCAAGATTGCGGCTCCAATAAATGACAGTATTTTGAAGCAGTTTATGTGTCGTTTATGATATAGTATTACTATGCGCTGTCATTGCTGTCCGGCGATCAgatatgcaattaaatgtaaaaatgGCAATTTAATGAACTCAAATTTGATTAACCAATCGGCAGTCGAAAGTCAAATTGCTCCAAATCGCTTGTCATGCGCTCCGAATTCGCCTCAAAAGCGAgctaaaaaatacaaaaagataTACGAAATTCCAATCTGAGTCTGCGTAACTGtcaaatgttgtaaaaaatcaaTAACACAAATGTTAACATGCCCACAATGCTAAAAACGCAGCAAAACGCACAAAAAACGAGTCGAGCGGCCAATAAAGttggcaaaaaacaaaaaatgaaatgaaatcaaacgAATGCTTTAAAGGCAACTCGGTTTGGGCCAATCCAAGACCGAGATAAAGCATTTGACACTTTTGGCTAATAAAAGTTGCTAATGAGTGCGAGCAACTCGCCGACTCCGAGATGTTGatttagttatattttttttgtggccaacCCGGCCAATCGCAGAGCATTAACAATTGGGTGttgtgcataaataaataacagcTTGTGTAAtccaattaatttgcaatacTTACGTGGAATCGTTGAGCGAGAACTTGTTAAATGGATGAGCTATACACAAAAGTTGAGATCAGGCATatcaagaattaaattaaatcgaaTAAAAGTTAAGTAAAGCTTCACccagaaattataaatataaataaagataGATATCCAAAGAAACAAATGTACAAAAGTTGAGATCAGGCATATCaagaattaaatgaaataggAATAAAAGTTAAGAAAAGCGTCACCtagaaattataaatataaataaagataGATATCCGCAGATTTTACGAGTAAAAATAAGTATAATCTTGCGTTTTGTATATTTCAAGATTTGGTTTTAAGCTTCTTATTCCAAAGTtgtcaatttatttaaaaaatacctttttaattaattattgtttttcatGTTATGCCCTTCATCTTTTAGAAGTTTAGTTGGAGACTCAAGATTTTCTTTCCGAATTCTCGCTTTTCCGTAAACTTTCTCTGAAATTAAAGCTGAATGGAGAGCTGCTTATTCCTTTTCTGATTAAATATTAGCTATTTATTGATACATCAGTAACAGACATAATGCTTTAATTAACTCGAACTGCTACCTTTCGGTACCTTTTGAGTTTGCGACTCCTTTAATGAGCAGCGAAATCGGCGATTGCAGTCATGAACATCGAACATCGACATCCCCATTCATAGAACTGCGTTTTGCTTGTCCATTGAAACTTGGCTAAAATGAAGTGcgctcataaatatttattaggcATTGCTAAACTGGGCACTAAGTAGTCGGTAATTTAAGCAGACATGAAAATTGTTTAGGCCAGGtccacagacacacacatacttATCCGATTTGGATGCTGAATGAAGAGTGTAAATTGCAGCCATTTTGGCGAAAGAAATGAGTGGCGTTCGACTGGCGAGCTCCACTGCAACTTCACTTTAAAGAGGAGTATATAGTGGAGTACACGGATTGCGGCCAAATCGAACACGAACTTAAGCGCCACGAACTGGGGACAACATTAATTTATGTTCGGCAAACATTTTGCCTGCCATTTAGGCGACAAAGACAAAGTAGCCTTGCCTGCAAGCGCCAAGATTCCCCCCCCAAGATTACCACCTCCCACCCCCCCAATTGTGCCCCCAATTCAATTTGTGTTCGAGGCGAAACGTGTCAGGATTATTAATTAGCCAACATTGCAGGCAAAGCCTGTAAAACATCGCGCCACATTCCCCAAAAGTGGAGATGGGGATGCAATTGGGGGCATCTCGCCGAGCTGTCGATGATCTCAGCTGTGGGAATGCCTCTTACGCTTGGGTTAggtcaacaaaaaaaatggcaaaaggcCAGCTAGCGTTATGGGAATTACCACAGTTAATAGAACGTAAttatagaatatttttatgatCGCTTTTATACGAGTAAGGTGCAACAAACTCCTTAAAAAACACAGGTGAAATTATTTCCAGCGAGTTCTTATTCtagaactaattaaaaaaCCTAAGCAGTGTTTTTATTCTAGAACTAATTAAAACCTAAGCAGTGTTTTTATTCTAGAACTAATTAAAACCTAAGCAGAATACTAAAGAATACTAGaatactaaatatttaaaataacatagcaaatatttaaaaagcgCACAtcaaagcatttaaataatCATTTATATTTCCACAaaggaagaagaaaatatatgttttgatttaaacatttaagctaaaaccaaaaccaacCAATCCGAAATACCAACGTACTCGTATCTCCATCTCCTGAAGCCCCGAATGAGTAATTAAATTGTAACTCTAGACTTTTGACCACCCATCGAGTAAAACGTGGCTGAAATCAACGGCTAATTGGCGGCGATTTTCATGCCCATTAAGCGCAAACTGTCTGTCGGCCAGCAGATGGATGGATTATCATACGAGTGTATACGAAAACCGACAACAAATTGCACCAAATAACAAAGCCAAAAATCGACTGCGAACGAGGTTTCATTAGCCGCGCTCGAAGCGTGAAAACGTGATAAAATTTCGGTTTTGGCTTCAACTATCTAACTATCTGGCCATAACTAAATCGCAGTTTGCAGTTCGCAATTTGCGAATTGCGCGCGCAGTTTGGAAATCAGTCATTTACTTGCTTCTCGagcttttgaaaatgtagttctttttttttttttttgattttattctCAGGCTCGCTCAATCAGCGGCGACATGAacataaattacattttattaagtGCTAATTTCTGTTTTAATCTCGAAATGGGCAAACATTGGCTCGCTGTTCATTCCGCAGTGGCGATCAGTCAATTTACTTGGCAGCCAGATAGATAAAAGTCAGTTACAGATTGGCGcctcagatacagatacgatTGCCATGGATGGCGATTTGTGACTGCTTTTAATACTTCTGATGGTTCAGAGATGAATGAGTGAAAGGGTTATATGGTTTAACTTATAAATGAAAGTTTCCAACTGGCAAAATAgatttaaaactaaaagcCTAGGATCATTGTTCAACTGTTAGCTTTATAATTAGTACAAATTTGAGCCAAATTCAACTACTTTCCAAATTTATACAAtgccacaacagcaacacccAGCAGCATCACCACAAATCCCAAGCTGCCAAAGAGAGCTAGTGATTTGGATGTCGCTCTGATCCCCGAATCTCCCATCCCAATATCCCGCTCCTCCAGAGATACATCCTCTTCACCGGGCATTATTACCCGGAAGGTGAGATGCGACAGTTCCGAGACTTCGGTGCCATTGCCGTGTGAGACATTCCGTCGCCTCCGTTGGCCCACCGATGGCAAACAATCTTGGGCCGTCACCAGGCAATCCTCGCGTTCCAAACAGCCGGTGATGCGCATGGCTATGACCAGAACCTCACCACTTCGCATGCCCGGGAACATGACCGCCTTGAAGTGCAGCCTCTGGCCGAGCGGTGGTTCCGAGATGGGTGGATGGGCGCAGATGGTCTGCATGGCGGGATTTAGACAGCCCCTCGAACTGACCAACTGAACCGTGTTGAGAACCTCTCCTCCCGTTGCAATCCTCTGCAGCTGAACGTCACTGAGTTTGGTGTAGTTCCAGCCTGGAAGAAGGATACAAGGCCTACCTTTCAAGACCATGGTCTTTAAACGTTAGATGACATACCATCTCCGGCCAGAACGTGTGCTCTCAGGAGGAGCTCTTCGCCCAACTGGACGGCGCCGTTGCTTTCCAGGTGACGGGTGTAGCCAGTGCTTCCTTTTCTCAACAGCTCCACGTGGGTGCGGAAGGCGTTTTGATCTCCTCCATGGGCGTAGCTACCTCCACTGCGGGCTTGGCTGAATAAGAGAAAAATAGTTTGTTAATAGAAGTGAAATTTGCAAATTTCCGAAAGGAAAGGGTATCCTACACATCAttggccacgcccattttCAGGGCATGCGTTTTCACAGCCACCCGCTCTTGAGCCTTGCAGTGTAGGGTAAGGATCGAATCGCCACTGGTTCTCAATCCTCTGATGGCGGGGAATCGCAGACGCAGGCAAAGATCCTGGCCACAGGTTCTCACACCACAACGCTCGAAATTCTCGCCGGAAATGTCCAAGAGCAGAAAACTTCGAGACAGCCGCAGTTCGCAGCGTTTGTCCAGCTGATCATCGTTGTCCTGGTCCACAGTGGGCACTGCTCCCAAAAAGCTGTCCAACTTGAGAACAGCCCGAAAGTAGCCCGCCGAAAGGCAACGCATGTCCTTCAGCCGGAGTCTTAGGTGATTTTGGTCCTGGTTTCCATCACCGGGTGGCAGGTAAACTGGAGCAGGAGTGGAAGCAGGCTGCTGGGGGAAAACCGGAACAGCCACTGGGGCATGATAGTCGTAGCCTGGCGAGTGTATCGTCTCCACATCCTCTCCAGCATCTTGTACAATGATGGGTCTCGAAGTGGTGGCAGTGGTTGGTGTGGAGGTGGTAATGATGCTGCCTCCAGGTTGCGGATAGTAGTAAGCTGGATAAGTTTCCTCGCTAAGAAAAGCAATGCATGATTAAATTAGCAA
This genomic window contains:
- the LOC120446599 gene encoding facilitated trehalose transporter Tret1 isoform X2, giving the protein MKILMRADTHVSFSVPVEEPKAICTLSQVIAALSVSLGSLVVGFVSAYTSPALVSMSDPNITSFTVTKDAGSWVGGIMPLAGLVGGVAGGPLIEYMGRRNTILATAVPFIVSSLLIACAVNVAMVLCGRFLAGFCVGIASLSLPVYLGETVQPEVRGTLGLLPTAFGNIGILVCFVAGSFMNWSMLAFLGAALPVPFLILMFLIPETPRWYVSRGREERARKALTWLRGKEADVEPELKGLMRSQADADRQVTQNTMLELLKRNNLKPLSISLGLMFFQQFSGINAVIFYTVQIFKDAGSTIDGNVCTIIVGVVNFVATFIGILLIDRAGRKILLYASDIAMVLTLFVLGGFFYCKAHGPDVSHLGWLPLTCFVVYILGFSVGFGPIPWLMMGEILPAKIRGAAASVATSFNWTCTFVVTKTFQDLVGSLGAHGAFWLFGAICFVGLFFVILYVPETQGKTLEDIERKMMGRVRRMSSVANIKPLSFNM
- the LOC120446606 gene encoding uncharacterized protein LOC120446606, with product MNPGHSSHAQNAATWSLYKNHITCDSISQLLVKMSTKRIIALFGLLTIHQSHADVSHFFASPLEHYGNHLHGQTPFQVALSPPNLYGPPSAAPIAPAPVAPVAPVATTEFSLPEIIENRSAKIQGAGHGNFIPLSQHYLPPAVDERPNYESPKPSEETYPAYYYPQPGGSIITTSTPTTATTSRPIIVQDAGEDVETIHSPGYDYHAPVAVPVFPQQPASTPAPVYLPPGDGNQDQNHLRLRLKDMRCLSAGYFRAVLKLDSFLGAVPTVDQDNDDQLDKRCELRLSRSFLLLDISGENFERCGVRTCGQDLCLRLRFPAIRGLRTSGDSILTLHCKAQERVAVKTHALKMGVANDVQARSGGSYAHGGDQNAFRTHVELLRKGSTGYTRHLESNGAVQLGEELLLRAHVLAGDGWNYTKLSDVQLQRIATGGEVLNTVQLVSSRGCLNPAMQTICAHPPISEPPLGQRLHFKAVMFPGMRSGEVLVIAMRITGCLEREDCLVTAQDCLPSVGQRRRRNVSHGNGTEVSELSHLTFRVIMPGEEDVSLEERDIGMGDSGIRATSKSLALFGSLGFVVMLLGVAVVALYKFGK
- the LOC120446605 gene encoding uncharacterized protein LOC120446605 isoform X2: MECSCNVELGRGMRYLCHLSCSSHGSISVVSWIRTRAEGAPSCQRKLVVFGSWDLGKPLTSPT
- the LOC120446605 gene encoding uncharacterized protein LOC120446605 isoform X3, whose protein sequence is MECSCNVELGRGMRYLCHLSCSSHGISVVSWIRTRAEGAPSCQRKLVVFGSWDLGKPLTSPT